The genome window CTCGAACTTGCCCTTCACGAAACAGGCTTCCTGCATCTTGGGAAGCGCCCATGCCCACAGCTCGTCATGCACGGCCAGGGGCGATTGGGCGGGCGGCAGCGCCAGCTTGGCGCGGCCCACAGCCGAAGCGAGTTCCGCCTGCAGCGAGCACAGCTCCCGGATGCGCTGATGCGCCAGACTGATCGCCTCGATCATGCGCTCCTCGGAAGCCTCCTCAGCGCCGCCCTCGACCATGGTGATGCCGGTCTCGGTACCCGCCACCACGATCTCCAGGCCGGCTCCGTCACGCTGTTCGTACGTGGGATTCACTACCAGTTCACCGTCCACGTCGGCGACGCGAACCGCCCCTACCGGTCCGTCGAACGGAATGTCCGACACGGTGACCGCCGCCGACGCGGCAACCATCGCCACGACATCGGGCGGGTTCACCTGGTCGGCCGAAATCACCGTCGGCACGACCTGTATGTCCCGCTTGAACGCCTTGCTGAACAGCGGCCGCAGCGGGCGGTCGATGAGCCGCGACACCAGGATCTCTCGATCCTTGGGACGGCCTTCGCGCTTGAAGATCGATCCGGGGATCTTGCCGGCGGCGTACGCCTTCTCGTTGTACTCCACCTGCAGCGGCACGTAGTCGAGCCCCTCGATGGTCTTCGCGGAGCAACATACCGTAGCCAGCACGGCAGATCCGGCGTACTCCGCATATACCGACCCATTGGCCTGCTTGGCCAGACGACCGGTTTCCAATATCAGTTCCTCGCCGCCGAGTTGGCAGCGTACTCTGTGTGACATTCCTGTATTTCCTTGTGTGTTCGTTCGGACGGACGCGGTCAGCGGCGCAGTCCGAGCGCGGCCAGAGTGGCGCGGTAGCGCTCCGGGCTGCCGTTGCGCAGATAGCGCAGCAGCCGACGGCGCTTGCCGACCATCTTCAACAGACCGCGCCGCGACGCATGGTCCTTCCGATGATCGCGAAAGTGCTCGGTCAACTGCTGAATCCGTCTGGTCAGCAGTGCGATCTGCACCTCGGTACGCCCGGTGTCGCGACCGGGCTCCTTGTCGTCGGCGCCGAACCTGGTGATGATGTTGCTAACTTCCTGGGGATCGAGAGCCAATTTCCTTACTTCTCCTGTATGTATGCTGTCGGGGAGACACCGGGCATACGCCGTTCCAAGCGCCGGTGAAAGCGCAGTTCCGCCGGAACCTCGCGCATCCGTTCCGGCAACGTACCGCAAATCTGATCGGTCGTGACTGTGACGACCGTGGTCACCGGGTCTCGCTCCGGGAACACGGCAGAAACAACATAGGAGCCCGGCTTCGGCAGAACCTGCTCAATACGGTCCACCGCAACGGCGAAACTGCGTGCGCCGGGATGACCGGAATCGGAAAGTGCAATCTTGCCGCAAGCAGTGTGCAGATCAACCTCGAACGGACGGCCCATCAAGTCTCGGGTCACTGCGAAGTCTCCGTCCCGCACAGCAGCGCGTATCCTGGTGCTGCTTACCGCGGCAGCGCCCGCGATAACCGGGGGAACTGCTACCACGCGGACCCCGGCGGGAGCCAGCAACCGCTGCAATTCCTCCACGTCGGTGTCGCGTCCGCGGCCGCAACGGAAGTCTTCACCGACCACCAAAGTCTGGAGAGACATGCCGCTGCGTAACGCCTCGACAAACTCCCGCCCCGTTAGTCTACTAAAACCGGCGGAAAAGTCAATCATGACCAGACAGGTAACGCCAAGCGCGGCAAACTGCGCCTGGCGCTGACGCTGAGTGGTCAGGACTCCCGGATGGCGACCGGTCAGCACGGCGCGCGGATGCTCCCGGAACGTCAGCACCACGCAGCCGGGCGCGGTCGCGTGGTCGCGGCGAAGCCGCTCGGCCCGCGACCGGAGTTCGCGCAGAATCCGGCGGTGGCCGAGATGAATACCATCGAACGCGCCGATCGTGAGCGCGGCCGGACCGCTGATCGGCGCGCTGCCGGCGGTCAGCGCTGACCAGGTAGTGGTGATCATGCGCGGCTCAGTGCCAGGCTGCTAATGATCACAGAACACACCCGCGTAACTCCAGCCCAAGGGGCCGTCGGCGGCGTCGGACGCGTGTTCGCCGGCGGACGCCGGCCGGGCGGGGCCGCCGGCGGGGCGCCGGCGCAACACGGCAAGCAAGCAGTCGTCGTCATCGAGGACCGCGCAGTGGTCCGCGTCCGCGTCCGGATCGCTCGCGAAAAAGAGGCCGGCCACCGGCTGACCGTGCACTACGGAGCGGCGATACCGTGGCTTGACGCGAACCGTGCTCACGCGCGGCAGGCGGCGCAGGAATGCCGCCGGAGGCTGCAGATGGTCGTGCACAAAGTCGCACGGCGCCACCGCGTCGGCGATGCTGAATGGCCCGATCGACAAGCGGCGCAACTGCACGACGTAGGCGCACGATCCGGCAGCCGAGCCGAGGTCGCGCGCCCAGGAACGAACGTACGTCCCGGCACTGCACGTCAGCTTCACGGTCAGCTCGGGCGGCTGCCAGTCGCTCGGCTCGGCGGCCGTCACGGTAACGTCGCGCAACGGGAGGACGGGAGCCTCGCCGCGCCGTGCCATCGTGTAGGCGCGCCGGCCGGCTATCCGGATTGCGGAATAGGCGGGTGGCCGCTGGCGCAAGCGGCCGGTCAGTGCCGGCAGTACCCGCCGGATGGCGTCCCAGTCCGGTACCGGAGCCCGAGCGACCACCGCACCCTCGGGATCGAGCGTGTCGGTTTCACGGCCGAATCGGACGGTGGCCAGGTAGACCTTGTCGAGTCCACTCAGCAGGCCGGCAAGACGGGTGGCACGTCCGGTAACGGCGCCGAGCAGGCCGCTGGCGAACGGATCAAGTGTACCGACATGTCCGACGCGGCGCGTTCCGAGCACCCGCTTGATCCGGCCGAGGCACTGGAAGCTGGTGATCCCTTGCGGCTTGTCCAGCAGCACCAGTCCGTCCGGGGCCGGTGTCACCGCTGGAGCGGAATCAACCGTTGACTTCCCTGATCTGTTGAGTAACGCGGAACCCATCGGAAATGGAGGTGTCGGCGATGAAGCGCAGCTTCGGCGTGTGGCGCATGCGCAGTTTGCGGCCGATGCGCGCCTGCAGAAATCCCGCCGCGTGATTCAAGGCCGCCACGGTGTTGTCGAGCACCGCTTCCTCGCCGAAGTAGGAGACGTAGACGCGCGCCGAGGTGAGGTCCTTGGCAACACGCACCCCGGCGACGGTAACCAGCGACTCGACACGCGGATCCTTGAGAGCCTTGCTGCTGATGAGACTGCTTATCTCGGCGGCGAGAAAGCTCTCAACCCTTCTGAGCCGCAGCTCCGACATGTTGGGCGCGCCGTTCCCGGCCCGCGTGGCTTGCCGTTCCGTTGGTGGCGGGCTCGCCAAGTTTCTTTGCCACCGTACGCTGTTCGATCACCTCGAGAATGTCCCCTACCTTGAGGTCATTGAACCCTTCGATGCGAATGCCGCACTCGAATCCCGTTTCCACCTCGCGGACATCGTCCTTGAAGCGACGCAGGGTGACGATGCGGTTGCGATACAAGGGCCGTCCGTCGCGGGTCACCTGCGCCAGAGCGCCGCGTCTCACCCGGCCGGACTGTACGTAGCTGCCGGCAATGGTGCCGACGCGGGAAATGCGGAACAGTTCGCGCACCTCGACGTGGCCCACGGTGTCCTCCACGATGTCGGGGGCGAGCATGCCTTCCATGGCGGCGCGGATGTCGTCGATCACCTCGTAGATGATATCGTACTTGCGAATCTCCACCTTCTCCTGGTCGGCCATCGCCTGCGCGTTGGGGGTGGCCCGGATGTGGAATCCAATGATGATCGCGTTGGAAGCGGACGCCAGCGCCACGTCGTCCTTGTTGACGGCGCCGGCGGCCGAGTGGATTACGGTGAGCTTGATCTCCCGGGTGCTGAGCCGCTCGAGGGCACTGCGCAGCGCCTCGACCGAACCGTGCACGTCGCCCTTGATGATCAGCTTCAACTCCTCCACCTCGCCTTCGCTGATCTGCTCGTAGAGGTTGTCGAGGGTGACCTTGGTCACATTCTGAGCTTCTTCGGCCTTCTTCAACTCCTGACGCTTGCTGCCTACCTGACGAGCGGTCTTTTCGTTGTCGGTTGCCTGGAACGGGTCTCCGGCGTCGGGCAAACCGGTCAGCCCGACGATCTGTACCGGCAGTGACGGTACCGCCTCGCCGACGCGCTTGCCGCGGTCGGTGAACATGGCGCGCACCTTGCCCGGGAACACTCCCCCGACGAACGAGTCTCCAGTGCGCAGGGTGCCCTTCTGGATCATCACCGTCGCTACGATGCCGCGTCCAAGGTCCACCGCGGACTCCACCACCCGGCCCACCGCGCGGGCGTCGTAGTTCGCCTTGAGCTCCAGCAGCTCGGCTTGCAACAGGATGTTCTCCAACAACTTGTCGATCCCGATGCCGCGCAGCGCGGAAATCTCGTTGAACAGTGTATTGCCGCCCCACTCTTCCGAGATCAGATCATGGCCGGACAACTGCTGGCGCACGCGTTCCGGTCTGGCATCGGGAAGATCGATCTTGTTGACGGCAACGATGATCGGAACCTTGGCTGCCTTGGCGTGGTTTATCGCCTCCACCGTTTGCGGCATGAGCCCGTCATCCGCGGCCACCACCAGCACCACGATGTCGGTGAGCTGGGCGCCGCGCGCCCGCATCTCGGTGAACGCCGCATGTCCTGGCGTGTCGAGGAAAGCGATTCTCCCACCGGGAGTTTCAACTGAATAGGCGCCGATATGCTGCGTGATGCCGCCGGCCTCACCATCGGCAACATTGGTCTCGCGAATCGCATCGAGCAGCTTCGTCTTGCCATGATCGACGTGACCCATGATGGTGACAATCGGGGGCCTCGTCTGCATGAGATCGGGGGTGTCCTCATCTTCTTCGATGACGGTCTCGTCAAACAGCGAAACGACGTTGACCTTGGAACCGTATTCCTCCGCCAGCAACGTGGCGGTGTCGGAGTCGATCTGCTGATTGATGGTCACCATGGTGCCCATGGCCATCAGCTTGGCGATCAGGTCGGACGCCTTCAGATTGAGCTTGCGGGCCAGTTCGGAGACGGTGATGACCTCCAGGATGTCGATCTCCTTGGGCACCGGATTGGCGACCGGAACCGGTTTCTTGCGGTTGAGGGTGAGCTTTTCCTCATGCTCTTCGGGACCGATGTTGTAGCCGATACTGCTGCGCCGCCTGGTTCGGAAGAACTTCTTGCCACCGGTGCGGCCATCCGGCGGCGGACCCTGGGGCGCGCCGCCGCTGCGCGGCATGGTCAGGCGCGGACCACCGCGGCCGGTGGCAGGCCGGCCCCGAGGAGGCGCACCGCCGCGCAACCCGCCGGCTCCCGGACGCCGCGGCCCGCGGTCTGACGGCGGCCGCTGGCCCGGTCGGCCGGATGGCGTACCGGGGCGAGCGCCCGCCCTTGGCGATGGCCGGCGCGGAAAACGATCACGGAAGTCGAGGATCGGTTGATCGCTCTCGCTGGCGCGGGACAACGGCCGCAACGGCTGTTCGGTGGCGCGGATTCGATCCGCGGACGAGGTCAGCCGGCGGCCGGTGGAACCGATTCGCCCGCCGCCGGTACGCCGCACCGGGGTATCGGATCCACTGCCGGGCCGGTTGGCCAACGGAGGTCGGTCCGGGGCCGGGCCACGCCGAACCGGCCTGTCCCTGGGGGTCGCCTGCCGCGGACGGGACGGGCCTTCCGGCCGCGCGGCGGCACGAGGCGGCGCCGGCGAAGGTACGGAAGGCGGAGCAGGTGGCGAAGGCCGAGCAGGTGGGGAAGGTGGACCGGTGACCGGCCCTGGTGCCCTTCCCGCCGGCGGTGAGCCTGCGGGACGGGTACCGGTTGGCGGCGCTGCTGGCGGCGCAGCAGGCGGCCGCGCAGCGCGCACGCCACCGTCCGGTCGCGGCGCGGGAGACGGCGCACTCGCCGGAGCGGAAGGCCCTGCCTTACGGGCCTCGCCGTCGGCAACCGTGCGTTGCGGCGCGCGTTGCCCCGCGTCCGGCTTCGCCATCGCCGCTGCAGCCGGCCGGCGCTTCACCACCACGGTGCGGCGCTGCTTCTTGACCACCACGATACGGCGGCGGTCCTCACCTGCTCCGCCGGCGGGGCGGCTGGGCCGAGACCGCGCCGGCGACGCCGGGGCGGCTCCCGCGGAGCGCTCGTCGGCGCGCGGCGGGGTTGGCGCAACTCTCTTCTGCTCCGGCTTGCGCTTGATCAGAGTAGCGCGCGGGCGCGATTTCTTCTCTTCCGTGTCCGGGCGCTCAGTGGAAGGATTGGGCGATGGCGTATTCTTCTCGTCGCTCATTCTCAGTAAGTATAATGCCGTACCGGGCGAATCCTGCATTCGTATCGTAGCAACCTCGGCCGCCGGGGCAAGTCAGAAGTATCCGGCAAGCGTACCACTCCTGTCAATCGCGCCGCGGGATTCCGTTCGGCAACCACGAGTGCCGCTACTCGACCTCGTCCACTGCCGTGTCCGTCTCTTCGTCCACCACTTCCACGTTCTCCTCGATCACCCGCAGCAAGGTTGCCACGTCATCGCCGGTCAGGCCTTCGATCTGACCGAGCTGCTGTTCACTCATCGATACCAGTTCCGCGACATCGTCCAGGCCTGCGGCGCGCAGCGCGGCACTGATCGCGTCCGGCATACCGGGCAGCTCGCTCGCCAGAACGACGCCGTAGGGGTCGCCGCCATCATCACCGTCGTCACCGTCATCACCGTCATCACCGTCGACGCGCTCGCCGGCATCGAGCGTCCGAGCACTCGCCGCCGCCGCCGCCACCTTCGCGGCAGGTGCGTCGGTGACATCAGGTGCGGCGGCGTCAGACGCTGCCGTCGCCGCACCGTCACTTCCGGCGCCCGTCGGCTGCGCCGGTCGCACGGAACGCCCCGAATCGGCCGCGCCGAGCTCCTCGCCCACTTCCGGCTCAGGCTCCTCGTCGACGATCTCCACGTTTTCCTCGATGAGCTTGAGCAGATCGCCGACATCGTCGTCGGACAGCTCCGGTACGGCGCGCAACTGCCGCTCGTGCATGGCGACCAGCGTCTCCAGGAGTTCGACGCCCACGGCCTTCAACGCGGCTGCCACGCGCGGCACGATGCCGGGCAGCTCCGCGACATCGGTGATTTCCTCCTGCACGTCGCCGAACAGAGCCGCCGCCGCGCGCTGCGACTCCGCTCCGATGTTCATTTCGTTGACCTGCACGCGGGTGCGTACGTCGATGCTCCAATCGGTCAGGCGGTTGGCAAGCCGCACATTCAGTCCCTGTTTGCCGATGGCCAGCGAGAACTGGCTCTCGGGCACCACCGCCAACGCCTGCCGCTTGGCCTCATCCAGGATGATGACCTGCTCCACCTCGGCCGGCTTCAACGCTTCGGTGATGAACGAACGCACGTCCGGGTCGTAGCGCAGAACGTCTATCTTCTCGCCCTCGAGTTCGCGCACCACGGTCTGGATGCGGACCCCGCGCATCCCGACGCACGCGCCCACCGGATCGACATCGTCGCGGGTCGAATAGACCGACATCTTGGTGCGGTAGCCGGGCTCGCGCACCATCTTGTGAATCTCGATCGTGCGGTCATAGATCTCGGGTACTTCCAGCTCGAATATTTTCTTGACGAACTCGGTGTGGGTTCGGGTGAGCACGATCTGCAGGCCGAGCGCCGACTTCTCCACTTCGTAGATCATCGCCCGTACCCGGTCATTGGCGCGATAGATCTCGCGCGGGGACTGGTAGCGGCGCGGCAGAATGCCCTCGGTGCGGCCGAGGTCCACGAAAATCGTGCCATTGCGCTCGCGCTGGTAGTAGCCTACGATCAGCTCTCCCTCGCGATCCTTGAACTCGGAATACAGGGTATCCTTCTGTATTTCGCGCAGGGACTGGCGCGCCTTCTGCTTGGCACTCTGGATCGATACGCGGTCGAAGTCGCGCGGGTTGATTTCGATGAGCAACTCGTCGCCGAGTTCGGCATCGTCGTTGTACTCCAACGCGTCCTTCAACGAGATCTCCAGGGCCGGATCGTCGATCTCGTCGGCCGGGACGATCCTCTTCTGCGCGTAGATCGACACGTCGGTCCCGTCCTCGGCAAAGCGCACCACGGCATTGTCGATAGTGCCGAACTTGCGCTTGTACGCCGCCAGGAGCGTGTCCTCGATCGTATGCAACACCAGCTCTTCCGAGATGCCACGCTCCTGTATGAGTTGGCGAATTGCCAGTGCCATTTCACTCGACATGTGCTCAGGTACTCCCTCTCTCAGCGCCGGTGAGCTGGGCTCGCCGGATGCTCGCAATCGGAACCGTCTCCTCGCCGTGGTCGAATCGCAGGGTGACGGTCTCTCCCACCGAGGAGACGATCACGGCCGCTTCCCACTCCGTTGCCTGCGCGCGCAGTACTCGAACCGCCCTGCTCGTGAAAATCGCGTACTCCCGCGGCGCACGCAGGACACGATCCACTCCCGGTGAACTGACCTCCAGGGTAACGTCGGC of Spirochaetaceae bacterium contains these proteins:
- the rpsO gene encoding 30S ribosomal protein S15 yields the protein MALDPQEVSNIITRFGADDKEPGRDTGRTEVQIALLTRRIQQLTEHFRDHRKDHASRRGLLKMVGKRRRLLRYLRNGSPERYRATLAALGLRR
- a CDS encoding FAD synthetase family protein is translated as MITTTWSALTAGSAPISGPAALTIGAFDGIHLGHRRILRELRSRAERLRRDHATAPGCVVLTFREHPRAVLTGRHPGVLTTQRQRQAQFAALGVTCLVMIDFSAGFSRLTGREFVEALRSGMSLQTLVVGEDFRCGRGRDTDVEELQRLLAPAGVRVVAVPPVIAGAAAVSSTRIRAAVRDGDFAVTRDLMGRPFEVDLHTACGKIALSDSGHPGARSFAVAVDRIEQVLPKPGSYVVSAVFPERDPVTTVVTVTTDQICGTLPERMREVPAELRFHRRLERRMPGVSPTAYIQEK
- the truB gene encoding tRNA pseudouridine(55) synthase TruB, with amino-acid sequence MTPAPDGLVLLDKPQGITSFQCLGRIKRVLGTRRVGHVGTLDPFASGLLGAVTGRATRLAGLLSGLDKVYLATVRFGRETDTLDPEGAVVARAPVPDWDAIRRVLPALTGRLRQRPPAYSAIRIAGRRAYTMARRGEAPVLPLRDVTVTAAEPSDWQPPELTVKLTCSAGTYVRSWARDLGSAAGSCAYVVQLRRLSIGPFSIADAVAPCDFVHDHLQPPAAFLRRLPRVSTVRVKPRYRRSVVHGQPVAGLFFASDPDADADHCAVLDDDDCLLAVLRRRPAGGPARPASAGEHASDAADGPLGWSYAGVFCDH
- the rbfA gene encoding 30S ribosome-binding factor RbfA, which encodes MSELRLRRVESFLAAEISSLISSKALKDPRVESLVTVAGVRVAKDLTSARVYVSYFGEEAVLDNTVAALNHAAGFLQARIGRKLRMRHTPKLRFIADTSISDGFRVTQQIREVNG
- the infB gene encoding translation initiation factor IF-2, with product MSDEKNTPSPNPSTERPDTEEKKSRPRATLIKRKPEQKRVAPTPPRADERSAGAAPASPARSRPSRPAGGAGEDRRRIVVVKKQRRTVVVKRRPAAAAMAKPDAGQRAPQRTVADGEARKAGPSAPASAPSPAPRPDGGVRAARPPAAPPAAPPTGTRPAGSPPAGRAPGPVTGPPSPPARPSPPAPPSVPSPAPPRAAARPEGPSRPRQATPRDRPVRRGPAPDRPPLANRPGSGSDTPVRRTGGGRIGSTGRRLTSSADRIRATEQPLRPLSRASESDQPILDFRDRFPRRPSPRAGARPGTPSGRPGQRPPSDRGPRRPGAGGLRGGAPPRGRPATGRGGPRLTMPRSGGAPQGPPPDGRTGGKKFFRTRRRSSIGYNIGPEEHEEKLTLNRKKPVPVANPVPKEIDILEVITVSELARKLNLKASDLIAKLMAMGTMVTINQQIDSDTATLLAEEYGSKVNVVSLFDETVIEEDEDTPDLMQTRPPIVTIMGHVDHGKTKLLDAIRETNVADGEAGGITQHIGAYSVETPGGRIAFLDTPGHAAFTEMRARGAQLTDIVVLVVAADDGLMPQTVEAINHAKAAKVPIIVAVNKIDLPDARPERVRQQLSGHDLISEEWGGNTLFNEISALRGIGIDKLLENILLQAELLELKANYDARAVGRVVESAVDLGRGIVATVMIQKGTLRTGDSFVGGVFPGKVRAMFTDRGKRVGEAVPSLPVQIVGLTGLPDAGDPFQATDNEKTARQVGSKRQELKKAEEAQNVTKVTLDNLYEQISEGEVEELKLIIKGDVHGSVEALRSALERLSTREIKLTVIHSAAGAVNKDDVALASASNAIIIGFHIRATPNAQAMADQEKVEIRKYDIIYEVIDDIRAAMEGMLAPDIVEDTVGHVEVRELFRISRVGTIAGSYVQSGRVRRGALAQVTRDGRPLYRNRIVTLRRFKDDVREVETGFECGIRIEGFNDLKVGDILEVIEQRTVAKKLGEPATNGTASHAGRERRAQHVGAAAQKG